In Janthinobacterium sp. J1-1, a single genomic region encodes these proteins:
- a CDS encoding DUF4747 family protein yields MKTISIGVLNIVLPPPHSPETYIALWRAAFKKRKPVMIRGDVGGMIGSLKRESEFEWISGDLYKFLNIDNNGKWLDLSTTEPAAAEDVAQNVSIPPHYRPNLRSLPYIFVPEKHRLLFISRLDQSNNLSPSMAKNLVERLLNSAELQKVYGEVTVTIEPAYDSLDRIFELQQIRSLKIEVSPPNALGDVERELFDWLDEQNATNFKQELESNSADGLQPTEKVKEIAEVAKSNGFVEGRGKNEDGRVVTLSTKDHPFEERLIFDQKIQNLLDAFVEAVPSILGKILNKVRRRRKG; encoded by the coding sequence ATGAAGACTATATCCATAGGTGTGCTGAATATTGTGTTGCCTCCACCTCACAGCCCCGAGACGTATATAGCGCTATGGCGTGCCGCATTCAAGAAACGTAAGCCTGTTATGATAAGGGGAGATGTTGGAGGAATGATCGGCTCGCTTAAGCGAGAGTCAGAATTTGAGTGGATTTCGGGTGACTTATACAAATTTCTTAATATTGATAACAATGGAAAATGGTTGGATTTAAGTACTACTGAGCCAGCGGCAGCTGAAGATGTAGCTCAGAATGTTTCAATTCCACCACACTATCGGCCAAATTTGCGAAGTTTGCCCTATATCTTTGTTCCAGAGAAGCATAGATTGCTTTTTATCTCACGACTTGATCAATCTAATAATTTGTCACCTAGTATGGCAAAAAATTTAGTCGAGAGACTGTTAAATTCAGCAGAGCTTCAGAAGGTTTATGGCGAAGTTACAGTTACAATTGAACCCGCTTATGATAGTTTGGATAGAATTTTTGAACTTCAGCAAATCAGAAGTTTGAAAATTGAAGTGAGTCCTCCTAACGCGTTAGGGGATGTTGAGAGAGAACTTTTTGATTGGTTGGATGAGCAAAATGCGACAAATTTCAAACAAGAGTTAGAATCAAATAGTGCAGATGGTTTGCAGCCAACCGAGAAAGTGAAAGAAATCGCAGAAGTTGCAAAATCTAATGGTTTTGTTGAAGGTAGAGGGAAAAATGAAGATGGTAGAGTTGTTACATTATCAACAAAAGATCATCCATTTGAGGAAAGACTAATTTTTGATCAGAAAATTCAAAATCTTTTAGATGCTTTTGTAGAGGCTGTTCCGAGTATCTTAGGGAAAATTTTGAATAAAGTTAGGAGAAGAAGAAAGGGATGA
- a CDS encoding IS66 family transposase: MLNPADLPNDIDALKALLWAREVEVAGLKAQLNTRAAEIEHLKLQIAKLRRMQFGRKSEKLDHQIEQLELQLEDLQADDAEAEREMPAADQAPRKRAARKPLPEHLPRDEQRYLPPDEACPSCGGKLHQLGEDVAEQLEFVPASFRVIRHVRPKLACGGCDAIVQAPAPSRPIARGIAGPGLLAHVLVAKFADHLPLYRQSVIYAREGVELDRALLASWVGAASALLRPLVEAIRQHVLAGTKLHADDTPVPVLAPGNGKTKTGRLWTYVRDDRPAGDNTPPAVWFAYSPDRKGIHPQSHLAQFKGVLQADAYAGFNALYDNGDIHEAACWAHARRKFHDLHAARPSPLTTEALRRIAELYLIEAEIRGKPPDQRKSVRQTEACPLLDDLERWLRTSLEKLSRKSDTAAAILYALNLWPALTRYCDNGAIEIDNSAAERALRGIAIGRRNYLFAGADSGGERAAAIYSLIGTAKLNGIDPEAWLRHVLANIADHPVNRVDAFLPWNCTAQLPSA, translated from the coding sequence ATGCTCAACCCTGCCGACCTGCCCAACGACATCGATGCCCTGAAGGCATTGCTGTGGGCACGCGAGGTCGAAGTGGCGGGTTTGAAAGCGCAGTTGAATACCCGCGCCGCCGAGATCGAGCATCTGAAACTGCAGATCGCCAAGCTGCGGCGCATGCAGTTTGGCCGCAAGTCCGAAAAACTCGACCACCAGATCGAACAACTGGAGTTGCAGCTTGAAGACTTGCAGGCCGACGACGCCGAGGCCGAACGGGAGATGCCGGCAGCGGACCAGGCGCCGCGCAAACGGGCGGCACGCAAGCCTTTGCCCGAGCATCTGCCGCGTGATGAACAGCGCTACCTGCCTCCCGATGAAGCCTGCCCGTCCTGCGGCGGCAAGCTGCATCAACTGGGCGAGGACGTGGCCGAGCAACTCGAGTTCGTGCCGGCCAGCTTCCGCGTGATCCGTCACGTGCGCCCGAAACTGGCCTGCGGCGGCTGCGACGCCATCGTGCAGGCGCCGGCGCCAAGCCGGCCGATCGCCCGCGGTATCGCCGGTCCGGGCCTGCTGGCGCATGTGCTGGTGGCCAAGTTCGCGGATCACCTGCCGTTGTACCGGCAGTCGGTGATCTACGCACGCGAGGGTGTCGAGCTGGACCGGGCCCTGCTGGCCAGCTGGGTCGGCGCTGCCAGTGCGCTGCTGCGCCCGCTGGTCGAAGCGATCCGTCAACACGTACTGGCTGGCACCAAACTGCATGCCGATGACACGCCGGTACCAGTGCTCGCGCCTGGCAACGGCAAAACCAAAACCGGGCGGCTGTGGACTTACGTGCGTGATGATCGGCCAGCTGGCGACAACACGCCGCCGGCGGTGTGGTTCGCCTACTCGCCTGATCGTAAAGGCATCCATCCGCAAAGCCACCTGGCCCAGTTCAAGGGCGTGTTGCAAGCCGATGCCTACGCCGGCTTCAACGCGCTGTACGACAACGGCGATATCCACGAGGCAGCCTGCTGGGCGCACGCGCGGCGCAAGTTCCACGACCTGCATGCCGCACGGCCATCGCCGCTGACCACCGAAGCGCTGCGGCGCATCGCCGAGCTGTATCTGATCGAAGCCGAAATCCGTGGCAAACCGCCGGACCAGCGCAAGTCAGTGCGGCAGACAGAAGCATGCCCCTTGCTCGATGACCTGGAGCGCTGGCTGCGCACGTCTCTGGAAAAGCTGTCCCGCAAGTCGGACACGGCAGCGGCCATCCTGTATGCCCTGAACCTGTGGCCGGCCCTGACGCGCTACTGCGACAACGGCGCCATCGAGATCGATAACTCGGCAGCCGAACGGGCATTGCGCGGTATCGCCATCGGCCGGCGCAACTACCTGTTCGCCGGCGCCGACAGCGGTGGCGAACGGGCGGCCGCGATCTACTCGCTGATCGGCACCGCCAAGCTCAATGGTATCGACCCCGAAGCCTGGCTGCGCCATGTGCTGGCCAACATCGCCGATCATCCGGTCAACCGGGTTGACGCCTTCCTGCCCTGGAACTGCACCGCGCAGCTCCCTTCAGCCTAA
- the purL gene encoding phosphoribosylformylglycinamidine synthase — protein MLILPGSNALSAFRSTRLLTQLQAVSPAIVAVQARYVHFIDASAPLSEDDSTRLGALLTYGEPAQPDNTDGASEEFFVIPRFGTISPWASKATDIAHNCGMAHIKRVERGVAFRINLKSGILGSAIGAGKLAAEQVQAVADLLHDRMTESVLRSADQAQDLFRTLEARPLESIDLLGQGKAALETANVELGLAMSEDEIDYLDAAFTKAGRNPTDVELMMFAQANSEHCRHKIFNADWTIDGVAQPKSLFGMIKNTHELQPKGTVVAYSDNSSIMEGATVSRFYPRGAGHEYAASSELTHTLMKVETHNHPTAISPFPGASTGAGGEIRDEGATGRGAKPKAGLTGFTVSNLSLPGAVRSWETAASVTAPLSGREEAAQYGKPERIASPLQIMIEGPLGGAAFSNEFGRPVLGGYFRTYEQNVGSDKDAVFGYHKPIMIAGGIGNISAQHTHKNDIPVGSLLVQLGGPGMRIGMGGSAASSMTTGSNTADLDFDSVQRGNPEMERRAQEVINACWQMGPDNPIISIHDVGAGGLSNAFPEITNDAKRGAIFDLRKVPLEESGMAPKEIWSNESQERYVLAIAPESLPLFKAMCERERCLFAAVGVATEERQLKLIDTELGNEPVDMPMDVLLGKPPKMQRDVVHVANDFPAIDLTGMDLVDVAQKVLLLPTVADKSFLITIGDRSVGGMTVRDQMVGPWQVPVADCAVTTMSFEGYLGEAMAMGERTPLAVIDAAASGRMAVGEAVTNIAAAAIADISDIKLSANWMAACGQPGQDAALYDTVKAVGMELCPALGISIPVGKDSLSMRTTWKDEDNGAAKSVTSPVSLIVSSFAPVTDVRKSLTPQLKTDAGDTSLILIDLGRGKNRLGASALAQVMGQLGNATPDVDSAEDLKGFFTAIQQLNSDGKLLAYHDRSDGGLYATLAEMAFAGHTGMSVNLDMLTMEGEHSSDWGDAKNWTGQVAERRNELTLRALFSEELGAVIQVRAEEKSIVMDVLRTFNLGACSHIIGKLNDRDVVEFTRDAKLIYTQPRAELHRLWSETSWRIARLRDNPACADAEYDRLLDLQDPGMTPVVTFDQNENIAAPFIATGVRPRVAILREQGVNSHIETAYVMHQAGFTAIDVHMSDLIAGRVKLDDFQGVIAVGGFSYGDVLGAGEGWAKTILFNASLADQFARFFARTDSFGLGICNGCQMMSNLKSIIPGAHAWPKFTRNKSEKFEGRFAMVEVMDSPSIFFNGMTGTQAGIAIAHGEGCADFSQTGDITQVHKAMRFVDNKGAATEGYPYNPNGSPEGITSVTTPDGRFTVLMPHAERVFRSVQQSYHPEAWGEDSPWMRMFRNARKFVG, from the coding sequence ATGTTGATACTGCCGGGTTCCAATGCCCTGTCCGCTTTCCGTAGCACCCGTTTGCTCACCCAACTGCAAGCCGTTTCGCCTGCCATCGTTGCGGTGCAAGCACGCTATGTCCATTTCATCGATGCCAGCGCGCCCCTGTCGGAAGACGACAGCACGCGCCTGGGCGCCTTGCTGACCTATGGCGAGCCGGCCCAGCCTGACAATACCGATGGCGCGTCCGAAGAGTTCTTCGTCATTCCCCGTTTCGGCACCATCTCGCCGTGGGCCTCGAAAGCCACCGATATCGCCCACAACTGCGGCATGGCGCACATCAAGCGCGTCGAGCGCGGCGTCGCCTTCCGCATCAACCTGAAATCGGGCATCCTGGGCAGCGCCATCGGCGCCGGCAAGCTGGCCGCCGAACAGGTGCAGGCTGTAGCCGACCTGCTGCACGACCGCATGACCGAATCGGTGCTGCGCAGCGCCGACCAGGCGCAGGACCTGTTCCGCACCCTGGAAGCGCGCCCTCTGGAGTCGATCGACTTGCTGGGGCAGGGCAAGGCCGCGCTGGAAACGGCCAACGTGGAGCTGGGCCTGGCCATGTCGGAAGACGAGATCGACTACCTGGACGCCGCGTTTACGAAAGCCGGCCGCAATCCGACCGACGTCGAACTGATGATGTTCGCGCAGGCGAACAGTGAACACTGCCGCCACAAGATCTTCAACGCCGACTGGACCATCGACGGCGTGGCGCAGCCCAAGTCCCTGTTCGGCATGATCAAGAACACGCATGAACTGCAGCCGAAGGGCACCGTGGTTGCCTACAGCGACAATTCGTCCATCATGGAAGGCGCCACCGTCTCGCGTTTCTACCCGCGCGGCGCAGGCCACGAATATGCGGCATCAAGCGAACTGACCCACACCCTGATGAAGGTCGAGACGCACAACCACCCGACCGCGATCTCTCCATTCCCTGGCGCCTCGACCGGCGCGGGCGGCGAGATCCGCGACGAAGGTGCGACCGGCCGCGGCGCCAAGCCGAAGGCCGGCCTGACCGGTTTTACCGTGTCGAACCTGTCGCTGCCGGGCGCCGTGCGCAGCTGGGAAACCGCCGCTTCCGTGACGGCGCCGCTGTCCGGCCGTGAAGAAGCTGCGCAGTACGGCAAGCCGGAACGCATCGCATCGCCGCTGCAGATCATGATCGAGGGACCATTGGGCGGCGCCGCGTTCTCGAACGAATTTGGCCGTCCGGTGCTGGGTGGTTATTTCCGCACCTACGAGCAGAACGTGGGTAGTGACAAAGACGCCGTGTTCGGCTACCACAAGCCGATCATGATTGCCGGCGGCATCGGCAATATCTCGGCGCAGCACACGCATAAAAACGATATCCCGGTCGGCAGCCTGCTGGTGCAACTGGGCGGCCCCGGCATGCGCATCGGCATGGGCGGCAGCGCCGCCTCGTCGATGACCACCGGCAGCAACACGGCCGACCTGGACTTCGATTCGGTCCAGCGCGGCAACCCGGAAATGGAACGCCGCGCCCAGGAAGTGATCAACGCCTGCTGGCAGATGGGTCCCGACAATCCGATCATCTCGATCCACGACGTGGGTGCGGGCGGCTTGTCGAACGCCTTCCCGGAAATCACCAACGACGCCAAGCGCGGCGCGATTTTCGACCTTCGCAAAGTGCCGCTGGAAGAGTCGGGCATGGCGCCGAAGGAAATCTGGAGCAATGAATCGCAGGAACGCTATGTGCTGGCGATCGCGCCGGAAAGCCTGCCACTGTTCAAAGCCATGTGCGAACGCGAACGCTGCCTGTTCGCCGCCGTCGGCGTGGCCACCGAAGAGCGTCAACTCAAATTGATCGACACGGAACTGGGCAACGAGCCGGTCGACATGCCGATGGACGTTTTGCTGGGCAAACCGCCGAAGATGCAGCGCGACGTGGTCCACGTGGCCAACGACTTCCCTGCCATCGATCTGACCGGCATGGACCTGGTCGACGTGGCGCAAAAAGTGCTGCTGCTGCCAACCGTGGCCGACAAATCCTTCCTGATTACCATCGGCGACCGCAGCGTGGGCGGCATGACCGTGCGCGACCAGATGGTGGGACCATGGCAGGTGCCGGTGGCCGATTGCGCCGTCACCACCATGAGCTTCGAGGGTTATCTGGGCGAAGCGATGGCGATGGGCGAGCGCACGCCGCTGGCCGTGATCGACGCCGCAGCCTCGGGCCGCATGGCCGTTGGCGAAGCCGTCACCAATATAGCGGCCGCCGCGATTGCCGACATCTCCGACATCAAATTGTCCGCCAACTGGATGGCCGCCTGCGGCCAGCCTGGCCAGGACGCGGCCCTGTACGACACCGTGAAAGCGGTCGGCATGGAACTGTGCCCGGCGCTGGGCATCAGCATCCCGGTCGGCAAGGATTCGCTGTCGATGCGCACCACCTGGAAAGACGAAGACAATGGCGCGGCGAAATCCGTGACCTCGCCGGTGTCGCTGATCGTGTCCTCGTTCGCGCCGGTCACGGACGTGCGCAAATCGCTCACGCCGCAACTGAAAACCGACGCGGGCGACACCTCGCTGATCCTGATCGACCTGGGCCGCGGCAAGAACCGCCTGGGCGCTTCGGCACTGGCGCAAGTCATGGGCCAGCTGGGCAACGCCACGCCGGACGTCGACAGCGCGGAAGACCTGAAAGGCTTCTTCACCGCCATCCAGCAACTCAATAGCGACGGCAAGCTGCTGGCCTACCATGACCGTTCCGACGGCGGCCTGTACGCCACCCTGGCGGAAATGGCCTTTGCGGGCCATACCGGCATGTCGGTGAATCTGGACATGCTGACCATGGAAGGCGAGCATTCCAGCGACTGGGGCGACGCCAAGAACTGGACCGGCCAGGTGGCCGAGCGCCGCAACGAGCTGACCCTGCGTGCCTTGTTCAGCGAAGAGCTGGGCGCCGTGATCCAGGTGCGCGCTGAAGAAAAATCCATCGTCATGGACGTGCTGCGCACCTTCAACCTGGGCGCCTGCAGCCATATCATCGGCAAACTGAACGACCGCGACGTGGTCGAATTCACGCGCGATGCCAAGCTGATCTACACACAGCCGCGTGCCGAATTGCACCGCCTGTGGAGCGAAACCAGCTGGCGCATCGCCCGCCTGCGCGACAACCCTGCCTGCGCCGACGCCGAATACGACCGCCTGCTGGACCTGCAAGACCCGGGCATGACGCCTGTCGTCACGTTCGACCAGAACGAGAATATCGCCGCCCCGTTTATCGCCACCGGCGTGCGCCCGCGCGTTGCCATCCTGCGCGAGCAGGGCGTCAACTCGCATATCGAAACGGCCTACGTGATGCACCAGGCAGGCTTTACCGCCATCGACGTGCACATGAGCGACCTGATCGCCGGCCGCGTGAAACTGGACGACTTCCAGGGCGTGATTGCGGTGGGCGGCTTCTCGTACGGCGACGTGCTGGGCGCCGGCGAAGGCTGGGCAAAAACCATCCTGTTCAACGCCAGCCTGGCCGACCAGTTCGCGCGCTTCTTCGCCCGCACCGACAGCTTCGGCCTCGGTATCTGCAACGGCTGCCAGATGATGAGCAACCTGAAATCCATCATCCCCGGCGCCCACGCCTGGCCGAAGTTCACGCGTAATAAATCGGAGAAATTCGAAGGCCGTTTCGCCATGGTCGAAGTGATGGACTCCCCATCGATCTTCTTCAACGGCATGACCGGCACGCAAGCAGGCATCGCCATCGCCCACGGCGAAGGCTGCGCCGACTTCTCGCAAACCGGCGACATCACCCAGGTCCACAAAGCCATGCGCTTTGTCGACAACAAGGGCGCCGCCACCGAAGGCTACCCGTACAACCCGAACGGCTCGCCGGAAGGCATTACCTCGGTCACCACGCCGGATGGCCGTTTTACCGTGCTGATGCCGCATGCGGAGCGGGTGTTCCGGAGCGTTCAACAGTCGTATCATCCTGAGGCTTGGGGTGAGGATTCGCCGTGGATGCGCATGTTCAGGAATGCACGGAAGTTTGTGGGGTAA
- a CDS encoding tellurite resistance TerB family protein, with amino-acid sequence MSFDSFLSKLKTKASELKTEALKYKNKDFLNAAMAGSALIAMADGSVSAEEKQKMVKFIESNDALSVFTTTDVIKAFQDFVSQLEFDKDIGEAKAYQALGKMKSNVEASRLLVRMIIAVASSDGNFDANEHRVASKIAKELNLNPAEFELQ; translated from the coding sequence ATGAGTTTCGATTCCTTTCTGTCCAAACTGAAGACCAAGGCAAGTGAACTGAAGACCGAAGCGCTGAAGTACAAGAACAAGGATTTCCTGAACGCCGCGATGGCGGGCTCGGCCCTGATCGCGATGGCGGACGGCAGTGTCAGTGCGGAAGAGAAGCAGAAGATGGTGAAATTTATCGAGAGCAATGATGCGCTGTCGGTATTTACCACCACCGATGTGATCAAGGCCTTCCAGGACTTTGTCAGCCAACTGGAGTTCGACAAGGATATCGGCGAGGCCAAGGCTTACCAGGCGCTGGGCAAGATGAAGTCGAACGTGGAAGCGTCGCGGCTGCTGGTGCGCATGATTATTGCCGTCGCTTCATCGGATGGCAACTTCGACGCCAATGAGCATCGCGTGGCCAGCAAGATTGCCAAGGAACTCAATCTGAATCCGGCCGAGTTCGAACTGCAGTAA
- the tnpB gene encoding IS66 family insertion sequence element accessory protein TnpB (TnpB, as the term is used for proteins encoded by IS66 family insertion elements, is considered an accessory protein, since TnpC, encoded by a neighboring gene, is a DDE family transposase.) gives MIGLPAGTKIWLAAGVTDMRAGMNGLAVKVQAALAEDPFSGHVFVFRGRRGDMLKVLWWSGDGLCLLSKRLERGRFVWPQAADGSVALTQAQLSMLLEGIDWRRPERTWRPTAAL, from the coding sequence ATGATCGGTTTGCCAGCAGGCACGAAGATATGGCTGGCCGCCGGCGTCACCGACATGCGTGCAGGCATGAACGGGCTGGCCGTCAAGGTGCAGGCGGCGCTGGCCGAAGACCCGTTCAGCGGCCACGTGTTCGTGTTTCGGGGGCGGCGCGGCGACATGCTCAAGGTGCTATGGTGGAGTGGTGATGGCCTGTGCCTGCTGTCCAAGCGGCTTGAGCGCGGGCGCTTCGTCTGGCCGCAGGCCGCCGACGGCAGTGTCGCCCTGACGCAGGCACAGCTGTCGATGCTGCTCGAGGGCATAGACTGGCGTCGGCCAGAGCGTACCTGGCGCCCGACAGCGGCCTTGTAA
- a CDS encoding IS3 family transposase (programmed frameshift), with translation MNQYPAERKEAILRQMMPPENRPVSALAKENGISEQTLYTWRRNLQSQGVPVPGNGKNAVVWSSADKFGVVLETARMNEAELAQYCRGKGLFVEQVADWREACQQANEAPAERNRELREQGKSDRKEIKQLKKDLQRKEKALAEAAALIILRKKAPGDLGGARGRLIGTPDRQQVMILVEEAVDGGCRRAQACGALEISLRTYQRWMLDSDGSQADGRKGSRRRAPANKLSEEERQQILTVANSPEFASSPPSQIVPTLADRGEYLASESTVYRILKEEKQQHHRGRAKKPSTRVVTSHCAIEPNRLWAWDITWLPTGVRGLYFYWYMVLDVYSRKIVGHEVNIAESAEMASLLMRKASLAEGLAGREVVLHSDNGSSMKGSTMLATLEKLGIMPSFSRPRVSNDNAYAESLFRTCKYRPNYPSKPFESIEKARQWTLSFVQWYNHQHKHSGLKFVTPAQRHDGRDGAILKHRKQVYEAAKQRHPERWTGTTRDWELNDEVWLNPERKPPEELRKAA, from the exons GTGAATCAGTATCCAGCAGAACGCAAGGAAGCCATTCTTCGGCAGATGATGCCGCCGGAGAACAGGCCGGTGTCGGCCCTGGCGAAGGAGAATGGCATCTCGGAACAGACACTTTATACTTGGCGACGAAATCTACAGTCTCAGGGAGTGCCGGTGCCGGGAAATGGAAAGAATGCCGTCGTGTGGTCGTCGGCAGATAAGTTTGGGGTGGTGCTGGAAACGGCACGCATGAACGAGGCCGAACTGGCTCAATACTGTCGGGGCAAAGGCTTGTTCGTCGAACAGGTTGCCGACTGGCGCGAGGCTTGCCAGCAGGCCAATGAAGCGCCGGCCGAGCGCAACCGGGAACTGCGCGAGCAAGGCAAAAGCGACCGCAAAGAAATCAAGCAATTGAAGAAGGATTTGCAGCGCAAAGAGAAGGCACTGGCAGAGGCAGCGGCGCTGATCATTCTCAGAAAAAAAGCAC CAGGCGATCTGGGGGGAGCCCGAGGACGATTGATCGGCACCCCAGATCGCCAGCAGGTGATGATATTGGTTGAAGAAGCCGTTGACGGCGGGTGTCGGCGTGCGCAGGCATGTGGTGCGCTGGAGATCAGCCTTCGAACCTATCAGCGCTGGATGCTCGACAGTGATGGCAGCCAGGCCGACGGGCGCAAAGGCAGCCGCCGCAGGGCGCCGGCCAACAAGCTGAGCGAAGAGGAACGCCAGCAGATTCTGACGGTTGCCAACAGCCCTGAATTTGCCAGCAGTCCGCCTAGCCAGATCGTGCCGACCTTGGCTGACCGGGGCGAGTATCTGGCATCAGAATCGACCGTCTACCGGATCTTGAAAGAAGAGAAGCAGCAGCATCACCGCGGTCGGGCGAAGAAGCCCAGCACAAGGGTCGTCACGAGCCACTGCGCAATCGAACCGAACCGCTTGTGGGCGTGGGACATTACCTGGTTGCCGACCGGTGTGCGGGGTTTATATTTTTACTGGTACATGGTTCTTGACGTCTACAGCCGCAAGATCGTCGGGCATGAAGTGAACATCGCCGAGTCGGCGGAAATGGCCTCGCTGCTGATGCGCAAAGCCAGTCTGGCAGAGGGACTGGCCGGGCGTGAGGTGGTGCTGCACTCGGACAATGGCAGCTCGATGAAAGGCTCCACAATGTTGGCGACGTTGGAAAAGCTGGGGATCATGCCGTCGTTCAGCAGGCCCCGTGTGAGCAACGACAATGCCTACGCCGAGTCGCTGTTCCGGACCTGCAAATACCGGCCGAACTATCCGAGCAAGCCGTTTGAAAGTATCGAAAAGGCGCGGCAATGGACGCTGTCATTTGTGCAGTGGTACAACCATCAGCACAAGCACAGCGGCCTGAAATTCGTGACGCCTGCGCAACGCCATGATGGCCGGGACGGAGCGATCCTCAAGCACCGCAAGCAGGTCTACGAGGCCGCCAAGCAACGTCATCCAGAGCGCTGGACCGGGACTACGCGGGATTGGGAATTGAACGATGAGGTCTGGCTGAATCCGGAGCGGAAACCGCCAGAGGAATTAAGAAAAGCTGCATGA
- a CDS encoding transposase, producing MDTIIQPVAIRAKRGPYRRHSDEFKRAAVARTQVDGASVSLIARELKINTNQLFSWRKRFGDQALAGGNAPSQLVAVTVLDTLPASAPVASVPPGVIVLSVGQAQLRLEGQVDATTLTLLLARLLP from the coding sequence ATGGACACAATCATTCAACCAGTTGCAATTAGGGCGAAACGCGGGCCGTATCGCCGTCACAGCGATGAATTCAAGCGTGCCGCTGTCGCACGTACGCAGGTCGATGGCGCCTCTGTCTCGCTGATCGCCCGCGAACTCAAGATCAACACCAATCAGTTGTTCAGTTGGCGCAAGCGTTTCGGTGACCAGGCGCTTGCCGGCGGCAATGCGCCAAGCCAGCTGGTGGCCGTCACAGTGCTCGACACCTTGCCCGCAAGTGCACCGGTCGCCAGCGTCCCGCCCGGCGTGATCGTGCTCAGCGTGGGCCAGGCCCAGCTGCGTCTGGAAGGCCAGGTCGACGCGACCACGCTGACGCTGTTGCTGGCGCGGCTACTGCCATGA
- a CDS encoding lipid II flippase Amj family protein → MDKQLLLICALTFIIHIIGTLAYSVRIAGIRTRRIAVSLALFSILMLVSRTSNSFLGPFLAKRVETGIDHQITADALLVDFRWLLLSASLATIIGAILIPTFQRVFCRAVEHFQVHRSVPKLILHGVFKGGLSYVRTSASLPKPANVTGLRKDSGVSVSMTAMNVIATALWTVGVFAALYAGVLDPSVRVTSSTLSSIINGGATVMMAVFIDPHMSGMTDDVIEGKIEESQFRRAVVWLVGSRLAGTVIAQFLLVPSAIIIVEVAKFL, encoded by the coding sequence ATGGACAAGCAGCTGCTGTTGATTTGCGCCCTGACATTTATCATCCATATTATTGGCACGCTCGCGTATTCAGTGCGCATCGCCGGCATCCGCACGCGGCGCATCGCGGTGTCACTGGCCTTGTTCAGCATCCTGATGCTGGTCTCGCGCACCTCGAATTCCTTCTTGGGCCCTTTCCTTGCCAAACGCGTCGAAACCGGTATCGATCACCAGATCACGGCCGACGCCCTGCTCGTGGATTTCCGCTGGCTGCTGCTCTCCGCCAGTCTGGCCACGATTATCGGTGCCATCCTGATCCCCACCTTCCAGCGCGTCTTCTGCCGCGCCGTCGAACATTTCCAAGTGCACCGCTCGGTACCGAAACTGATACTGCACGGTGTCTTCAAGGGTGGCCTGTCTTACGTCAGGACGTCCGCCAGCCTGCCCAAGCCCGCCAACGTGACAGGTTTACGCAAAGACTCGGGGGTATCCGTCTCCATGACCGCCATGAACGTGATCGCCACGGCGCTGTGGACGGTGGGCGTGTTCGCGGCCCTGTACGCGGGCGTGCTCGATCCCAGCGTGCGCGTCACGTCCAGCACTTTGTCGTCGATTATCAACGGTGGCGCCACCGTCATGATGGCAGTGTTTATCGACCCGCATATGTCGGGCATGACGGATGATGTTATCGAAGGGAAGATCGAGGAATCGCAATTCAGGCGGGCGGTGGTGTGGCTGGTAGGGAGCAGATTGGCGGGAACGGTGATTGCGCAGTTCTTGCTGGTGCCGTCGGCAATCATCATTGTTGAAGTCGCCAAGTTTTTATAG